Sequence from the Scyliorhinus canicula chromosome 7, sScyCan1.1, whole genome shotgun sequence genome:
tctcatgcagtataaattgttattcCTTTTAAAATTGGTTTATCTTGCAagctgtcctgatgagtacaagaagAAAAGCTGTGATTGCATGTCTCTTttatcagcaatactcaagttttgTACTACAAAATGACGATTACATTAATAAAATGCTAATGTTCTTCTAACCACCAATGAAAACTGCTTAATTATTTATATCTTACCCTTATAATTAAGTATTTTGAAAACTTATGAGCTCAAACCTATGTGTAAAGCACTATACACCTTATCCTTCCCATCAAAATATATTACCCAATCTGTAAAGCTCTTCTGTGTAATGTACCATATAGTCAAACAAACTTCCCTATAACTGTTTCTATTCTGTATAACTATGGTGTTGAGCCCATGGATCTCCCTAATGCAACACATTATTTGATCTAAAGGTGCAATCACTATCATGCTGTTTAATCCACAGAGGTTGCCAGTAAAAGACATTATTTAGTCCAATTAATGTTGTTGTATAATGCATTGATTCATCCTCAGCATATTCTCTTGCCCATTATAGAGCTAATCATTGAGATATACATTCAGTTCACGGAGTTCCTCTTAATGGGTACTGCTGAGTTCAACCCTTTTCTTTATGTAATGCAGTAAGCAGATCATGTTCATCTGAAGATAGCGTTGAAATGCAGACACTTAATATATGGGCACAAATAGAAAGGGAAATGGCAATCTTGGTCCTGTTTATAGATGCAGGCCTAGTCCGCACGAGAAAAATCTAGAGCAAGAAAATAATTTACCTCTTTTCCAGTCCTAAGTACTTAAAAATAGAATTACGCTAACTTGCAAAACAAAATCTAGTGTATAAAGTTATTTATCATTGGGTAGTGGCTTGTCCAAGAAAAAAAACCTTTTTGCTGAGGTATTTGCTTATTTGTTTTGGAAACTATTGGACTTCTGGACAAATATGTCGGGAAATCACACGTCTGCAAACGAGGTTGTTTATCATGGTAAAACATTTCCTGTGAATTTGCTGCTTAATTTTACCATCTAATGGATTCTCAACCTTTTTGGGGGTCTACAATGgaagttctttggggtagaaaggATCTATTTCCTTCTGAAAATGTATTGGATGTGAAGCAGTTCTCTAATTGATCCACTTATCccccctgtggaaagagacagctTCACAGATTTTCTGGGAATGCAAAAAGACAATATTTGCAGTCAGGGAACATTTGAGTTCAGCGCGCAGGACATTATGATTGGTTTAACTATTATTGTAGAGCTGTGGTGAAAAGGTTTGCTGTTGAGGGAAAGGTTTATTCCTGTCAGACGTTTTTGCAGAAAATTCCAAAGGAAAGTTGGAAGCCGTTGTTATAGAAGCAGTTGTAACTGGGAACTTTTAAAAATGCTTAAACACACGTGTGCGCCTGAGTTCACGAGTTCATTACAAATAAGACAATCTAAATGCACAAAGAAGGAATTTTAGAAACGGGCCCAAGTTCACTAACAATCATTTAGAAATTATTAATAAATCTCTGATGTTTTCAAATTTTGATTCTAATTTTGAATAGAAACGTTCAATCTAAATAATAGGGAAAGGTGATGCCGTTGAATGGAATCAGCCCAATAACATATGGATCAGAGCTGTATTTCAGTctccaaaatggctgctgttgctgtgcaTTGCTTCAATCTCTCTTGTCCTGATTAACAAAAATAATGCTGCCAGACTGCCGCTGATCTTCATGATGTCCGTTATCCAGAAATTAGTGAAGCTGTGCTGACAGGCACGTTCAACTTTTCCTATTTCCAACACAAATGCATGAAtgcttcatttttttccaaatgcagcaaagtCCACTCCATACGCACATTTGTATgggaacatttgtttaaaaggaACGTTTTCACAGGCACGGTTTCATTCCCCACacatttttaatttgatttacAGGTCAGTTTACAGGAGGTTGCTTCTTTACAAGCACAATTATTTGAACCAGAGAAAGTTCCCACTATTAGATTAGCAAATCCAAACACTTAGCACAAAAGAGtcaaaagtttccttgcatgtGGTTTGCCAAGTTCTGTGATCGTCTTGAGAAGCGCTGAGTCTTGTTTTGGTGAAGGTAAGTTGTCCTATACATCCAGAGACTGAACAAATTTTGTATGCCTTTCTGCTATTTGATATGGCATGCCCAGTGGGACAGCTTAATACATTATCATCTAAAAGGGTTAGTTAATTTTGTTCTTTGCCACTTGCACAACATTGTCTCCATCTGGATGAGTGCATAGTTGGTTGAAAGGAGCACTTTAGAAGTAATAAAGTTTTTCTATTTATAACTGCATTGTTTAGAAATGTTTGTGTATTCTTCACGGTGAATGCAATTAGATACACTGTATTTTCTACACTTTGTTTGAATTAGGTATTGTAATTAGCAACACGACAGTtttttcaaaattgcaaaagAAAAGGGCGAAAGTGGCAAATGGGCTCGTTTCTCAGGCACTTAAAACAAAGTTCTTCTGCTAAGGGCCTGTATGCAAAGAAATGTTGGAATGGGCCATCCTTGAAATACTACAGTATGTATGTGTGCTTTGCAACTGCACAACACAATTCTGAACACAACATTATGGGACTCAACACAGTAAGGGTTCAAAAATGGGACATAATACTCCCAAGTGTTGAGAAAGGTAAGCAATCATTCCACAAAACTAGACAACATACTTTGTCCACATTCATTGCAAATTACATCTGTTGCTGCAAGGCATTTAACCAGTTTCTGGAAGAAACAGAATTTTACAACCTGTGTAAAAGGGAAAATATCAGAAGATGCTCGACAATAATAGAGGCCCAATTACATTTTTATCTCTGTGCTCTGTATTATAGTTTAGTTGAGGGTTTGTTCATCCCAATATCACTACAATTTCAGAGATTGTTGTGTTATGGGTGTGTTTAGGACAGTTAACTTTGGAAGATTAGTATTAATATGCTTTGGAAACACAATTTTACTGTTGCTGGTGCTGACGTCAATCCACTGTGGAGTCCCTAGTGCGTAGTGCAGCATGTGTATGGATAACAATATTTATTTTGTCAAATATTGCTTTTATACCATATGTACTGACATTTGTGAAGAACTCCCTGGGACAGTCCCATATTGTCTGGTATCACACGCGTTTTGAGGCTGCTGGGaaggagtggcgccaatcacatGCATCCCATCCATTCCCGTGGACAAGAACTGTCTCTCGCTGAAGGCCCCATTGGGAGAAGAGGAGCagagtaaagtgctttgggaggcATTAAGTTTCTCAGGGCCGGCTGCCAGCCTGGGGGAGGCAGAGAAGTTGTAACCATAAAggttatatgggttgtgtaatgagAAGGCATTGTAGGAGCTCTGTTGGACATGACTACCACTAAACATGTGAGATGAAGAGGTGTTAGCGGTAGGACTTCCTGTTTGCATGACGTATTGAAATTGGGAAGCGGTAAATGGTTGCAGTTGACTGTTGTAAGCATCCATCTTGTTGTTGCCTTGCAATGAAGAAGGGGTGGGTACGGCAGAGATTAATGAAGAAGTCCTCTGTGGAACAAATGTTTCTGATGGTGGTTGAGAAGCAGCACTGGGACCTTGTAATCGGTTGTACCCACCCTCAGCTAGAGCAGGGTAACTCTGCAGGGTAGCCATGTTGCCTCGGGCACAGGCTGGATATTCAGAGAGGTTGAGATTGCAGAGCTGGCTCTCCCTGCAGCCAACATTAAAAGTGTTGGGGGCCAGATGGAAAGTAGGCGGGGAGCAGGATGGAGACAGTAGATGGGAAGAAGCTGaaggggatggagttccagggctAGATGTTGTTGGAGACGTTCCTGTGCTACCtcctgaaatcaaaacagaaaacagATAGTGAAACAGTTTCCAGTCTTTTGCATGTTATCCCACAAGTGAGAACGACTTCATAACCCCATAGGAAAGTGTGGCTGATGCAAAAGTTTAATTAAAATTTTACTCACAAGTGAAATAAATGTATTTCTTAGTAGAGGTaaaataagaccataaaacataagaCAGCAAGAACGAAGGGAGTACATTTGATAAACAATTCTATTCGTATGTCATGTGCTATTTGTCATTACATACCACACCTATAAATTTCCAATCTTCTTTGCAATCAGGGTCAGGATTCTCAGGCCTGGAATCTATGTgctcccaccagtggagaattGGGACTGGTCTCTGCTGGTGCAGGGAGAAGGGCACAGGATGCGGGTCTCTCTCCttaaccatgcaaatttatgcatgggcgAAGATCTCCCTGCATTCTGTCGGAATCGCACCATGGAGGCCTAAAGTTTGAGCAGGTAGCCTGGTCCCGAGGTccaacagcagcccccccccccctatgctacacaatgcaaattctgccccccccccccctccactaacaagaaggGACACCTACCCCCACCACAGGAATAAAGGGTCACCCCCTACAGTACACATGCATGAGAGTGACCCGATCCCCTTCCCACCAACCCCACATCAggcacccccatcagtcacctccatcagtcaccccccatcagagaccgccATCACTTATTCAAAGCAGTaagcacttagctccttttgatgtagtgaggagctgtcaatcatagcaagagtgtttataaatattgtggttagcttcaaagcagggtacttgagaggCATTCAAGCGCGAAGGGGAAGATATATAAACAATCCACCGAGCACCTGTCTCTGGACTAAaagaactgtcaatcactggctagtgaaatatattgctgtgtgaaattgaatgggagtttttcatttcaaaggctgtcaagagaTTTCAAGCCTTTAAAGTGCACTTGGTTTTTGAGGAAGACTCTGACACTTGTaatagctgctgctttaaacacttttgtctgagacAAGATGTTCGGGAAGGGTAGGTAAAAATGCTATGATCTATCACTgtactgtctggactgctcttcagctttcaagcAGGAGTGGCTAATGGAGGGTCTCTGATTTGGGGTttttgatgggggtctctgatggggaatcCTGACTgcagcaatggagaatccacccccagaTCTGGTTTCAGTTTGCTTTCAGAAGTTAATCAACGCGCCATTAACTGTGCTTTCTGATATTGTTCCATATATTCATTCAATGGTGGAAAAGATATTTTTCTGATTTTGCCACTGAATGTGAAACTTTATCCTTTCTCTTCTAGTTCAACAATTAGAGCCCAAGCCTAAGAACTACACCTATGTCATCAATATTGTTATACCTCTCAGCTTTTTAAAAGTTGAATCTCATTTTGTTCTTCTTATACTCCCATTTCTGCTTGAAAACAGGGGCATAACAAGCAGAAAATAAAGAGGCAGAAATTGGACCCATTTGTTTCCCATTTTATTGGCATAATAACAATACAACAAGGCCCAATACAATGACTACCTAAAACAGGCATTCAGTCTCATCAGTTTGGAAACGAGCAGTCTAATGCCTGCGTTAGGTGTTGAAATTGGTCCGCTGAATGAACAGGGTTGAAGCCAAGCTTGCTCTGTTCAGGATTTTTCAGTAGCCACCAACAAAAAGTcaacttttaaaaacaaaatgatgcAACCATTCTTTTGTAGCCGGGGAGATCGCGCTGTACCCACACAAAGTAGGTAGACTCCACTACAGTATCCATCATGTTGCTCCCTGACAGGCAGTCCAAAGTATTCAGCAATTACCATTGCATAGAAATCAACTTTCATTTTAGTGTTGGGCCCCTGATTTCTGCGCCTCAGTCTCCTTCAGCAGTGTTTAGCTCATTCATTTTCCTTCCTAACCACCTCCACCTGACCTGCAATAAACATCGGTGTGCTGGCTGCAGTTAGCTGTGTGTCTTCTTGCAGGATGGATCACAACTCACACTGTTGCGAATCATCTTCTGATGTACCATTCCTCAGAGAACTGCAGATATATAGTTCTGGCGTGCACCTTGCAGTTTGCTCCTTCCACCTGCTCCTTcttctcctcttcctctcagAGTGGGGTTTCTACATGACCCACATGAAGAAACGACTGCAGTTCTAAAAACCCCTAGTTAGCCAGCAAAGACAGGGACCTGCGATCCTTTTGTCAAAAGAACACAAAATGCTGCGAAAATAACATTCTCCTCGTAAGCCCTATTTAGCTGTACCTGCGAATAGCTTCAATCCCTTGAAATACCATAAATGTTGGCATGCAAGTCGACCTTTGAAACCTCACAAAGTCCAGCCAAAAACAGGGATCGACGTATTCGCCGAGTATAAAAGTGAACCGCTGGTGTGGGTGGTTTCCATCTTTGTCATTGACCACCTGGGTTCTGCTCAATGTGTCTTAAACCTCTTACATCTTTGCAACTCAGCCCATGTTTTCTGCTTGATCCCTTGTGCACCGGGTTATAAGGTGCCAGTAAGTAAAACATCCATTTGGGGGTAAAAACTTGAAGCTGATTACTAGTGGCTAATAGTAACagataaaataataataaactgCTAATATCATGTTTGAGCTGAAAAAGGGGTCCTCTTATACACTGGTCAACTTGTACGCCACAATCCACCATGGTCATTTGTAATGGTTGCCTGACAACCTGAATCGCCCGCGGTTACTGGAAGGGAGCAGGAAGTAGTGTTAGTCAAACAGTGAAGTTGTTCAATGGAATGGGTGAGTAATTACACCACTTGATGCTGATTTGAATTTATTGGCCAATAGAAAGGAAAGTTGGGTTGGGTTTATATATTGCAGTTGATTTGCTGCTGTTCACTTTGTGTCACTTCTGTATGGAATCACAGAATGCTTACAggcataggaggccattcagcccaatgtgtgTGCACTGGCCCAGCAAATTGttttcttcagataattatccaaatcCCCTTTGAAATTCTCCTCTCACCTCTGGCTCAGAAGGTAGTGtgttcaagtcctactccaggaCTTGGCCATGAAAATCAGAAgttacactccagtgcagtgccaagggagtgcaacactgttggaggtcttttgtttcagatggaaAACCAAGGTCCAtctaccctctcaggtggatataaaaaTCCAATTGTGCTACTTTGAACAACAATGAACTTATACTCAGTGAGcttaccaatatttatccctcaatcaacatcgcaaAAACAGGTAATTATCGCTTTGCCGCATGTGGGAGATTGCTGGGGACATATTTTGTTGCTGTGCTTCCTCCATTACAATGCTGACAACACTTTAAAAGTACTCCTTGGGCTTTAAAGCACTTTGGGGTGCCCTGTGGTTGTGAGAATCGCTATAAAAATGTAcgcctttctttcttttcttttgtaaTATAGTGCCAGTGATAGCTTTTGAATGCAGCTTTGTGCTATGGACCTGAACCTAGGAGACCAGGATTGAGAAAAGACAGAATACTCTTGGCCAGACCAAATATTATGGATTGTTACTAAATTACAGCATCATCTAACAGAACAGAGTAACTATGTAAGATGAAtcaaaatatgaaaataaatcaATCTGCCAAACTTGGATCGACTCCAATCTATGGTTGAAAAGAAAACTGCATTTTATTCAACTTCTGGCACTTGTACAACATTTTCCCACTGATTTTGTTTCTGTCTTTTCTATGACATCATAAAAGACTGTCTTAAGCAACGAGGATTTATTACACATCTAGAATGTGTCTCCAATTGAAGACaatgggagagtgtgagagaagtAAAACCATGCATTGCTCTGGGCAGTATGAAATTGGCATCCACAAGGATACTCAATTGGTTTTAAATGAGAGGAAAAGACAAGTCTTATCCATTGCCAATTAGGCAAAGGGACAAAATAgtccattattattattagaatgggGCTTGCTTATTCCTTTACTTTAATACAATGATTTCATATTGAATCAATTCAAAAGTATATATATAATTGGCTTTAACATTACAATTAAGAATTTGGAAagggtggcacatggcacagtggttagcactgtgactacggtgctgaggacccgggttcgaatcctgaccctgggtcactgtctgtgttaagtttgcccattctccccgtgtctgcgtgggtttcacccccacaactcaaagatgtgcaggtaaggtagattggccatgctaaattgccccttaattggaaaaaaaaataattgggtactctaaatttatttttaaaaagcatttggaaaTATCATAGAAAGACATTTTGCTTCTTTCATAACCTACACTGAATTTCAAATACAATATGCAACAATAATTTATCTGCAAATAAATGCCAGCAAGATGATATTAGCAGTGCACCACAGCATCTAATGATAAGTTGGAAGTTCCTCCAATGAAATGGTTAGTACAAAGTTCAAAATGAGTAGTATTATCTGGGAGATGTAGCTTCCCAGTGAAAGGGGAAACAGGTGAAAAATGCAGATCCCGAAGCAGATTTGCCTCATGTGGTGAATgtcattcacactgtattgtattgtatagtattatgtccttgtgggctctgtctgtgagccgttgtgtggCTCTgaccatagggggagatgaggagcttgtacagggctccacccttggctccacccatggctccacccatggcccctcccactaccggaagtataaagtggtgcagccgtgtgagcctgccctcagttcttctggtcgcaggcaggctcagttgtaagactattaaaaccaccgtttatttccaatcgtgttccgagtgaattgatggtcacatcaatttaatagtcttaaaaaacttgaagaaaactacaatggaatcagccctcaaacctgatcgactagaactggaaccgcaggctgcagaggtgaaggaaatcttcctacactggctttggtgtttcaaggcctacctagcTGAATCGagcacctccgagactacagaggagcagaaactcagtctactgcacgcacgggtgagccatcgcatctctacacaactcaattgtaccaactcctatactgaggcccttgctatgctcgatCGATTGTACGTACGGCcaataaacgaggtctacgcgcggcacattttcactacccgccgccagcgccccgcagagtcgctataggacttcctgcgcgatttaaaagcccttgctcgggactgcgaCTTTCacgctgtaacggcctcccagcatatggaactcgctgtccgtgacgtatacgttgcggggctccggtctaactatgtgcaccagcgactactcgagaaaggggcccagaacctggaggacacggtagagctagcaactactatggaggtcgtgTTCCgcagtctaaactcattccccgcggaccaagcgaccccatcgtggacccccgaccagcgactgccccaggcctgcgccgcgtggccgcCCACGCGGCCACGGGGGTGGCCACTATGGAGCACTAgcgtgccatttctgtggccagccccaacacccacggcagcactgcctggcccgcaacgcgacctgcagcagctgcggtcgaaaaggacattatgccagagtatgcctgcCGATCGAAACCTTCTAACTCCCccacagtccagagcactcgccccccaaactcgcaggcccgcagaccctgtaATGCTGCTGCGTGTCTGCCAACTCCGCCTCCgcctgacatgtgcgactcatggggactgccatcttggcaatcctcccccacgcagccAGCCATGTGCAAGTCatggggggccgccatcttggatgccatcttcctcgccgccggccacgtgcgatccacgggggtggccatcttggatgccatcttcttcatcacctgccacgtgcgatcaatgggggccgccatcttggccatcaaccgaagttcacctcgatgactacaacctcagcggacagtcatcacggggccactccagcactgctgatcgagccgccgactacccacaactcaacgcagtcacgttggaccagtcgcgtccgaagcacctccagagctcgatgatgtccgttaaaatcaacgggtacaggacaccgtgcctcttcgactccgggagcaccgagagcttcgtacatcctgacctggtaagacgctgttcactccctatcttccctgcacggcaaactatctcccacGCCTCGGGCCcgcactcggtccacatacaagggcgcaccatcgCGACCCGAACTATTCAgggtgccagctactctaatttccagctgtacatactccccgacctctgcgccccactcttactcgggctcgatatccaatgtaatctcaagagcctcacact
This genomic interval carries:
- the tbx15 gene encoding T-box transcription factor TBX15 isoform X2, translated to MGREDHGTECGLSEPGVGAGRHRGFKPVYGGQLRRMFPAIRVKITGLDPHQQYYIAMDIIAVDNKRYRYVYHSSKWMVAGNADSPVPPRVYIHPDSLASGDTWMRQVISFDKLKLTNNELDDQGHIILHSMHKYQPRVHVIRKDFSSELCPTKPVPGGEGVKTFTFPETVFTTVTAYQNQQITRLKIDRNPFAKGFRDSGRNRTGLEAIMETYAFWRPPVRTLTFEDFTNMQKQQGGSTGTSPTTSSPGTPSPSASSHLLSPSCSPPTFHLAPNTFNVGCRESQLCNLNLSEYPACARGNMATLQSYPALAEGGYNRLQGPSAASQPPSETFVPQRTSSLISAVPTPSSLQGNNKMDAYNSQLQPFTASQFQYVMQTGSPTANTSSSHMFSGSHVQQSSYNAFSLHNPYNLYGYNFSASPRLAAGPEKLNASQSTLLCSSSPNGAFSERQFLSTGMDGMHVIGATPSQQPQNACDTRQYGTVPGSSSQMSVHMV